The genomic window GCGCGGGCTTCGACGGAGTTTCGCGCAAGACCGCCCCGTTGAAGAAACGCTAACCCTATGAAATTTTCGTGCCTTGGCAAAAGGAGCTTCGTCCAGACTGACGAGCCCGTTCGGGCCGCCGGAGATTTCCTCGCTTGCACCCGCAGAGTTGAGAAACAGCCCGGCGCGGCTCACCTCGATCAACCGGCAATCCGTGGGCGATACCCCGGGACCCGCACGAAAGTGCAAATCGATGCCCTGGCAACGGCTTTGCGTCTCCCGCCACGCGGGCCTTGCTTCAGGGCTGCCGAAATCCGTGCATCCGATCCCCTTCTCCCGAGCGCCGGAGAAAAGGACTGGAAAAAGCCTTGCTCTCCTTGGCCGGTTCTTTCTTAGCCGACTTTGCAGGCATTCCTTGTCTTTCAAACGAAAGAACTTAGCGAAATAATTATTAAAAAAAACCAACCAACGCACTTGCCTCCACCCTTGAAAGGACTATTATTATTAAGTAGTACCACTTGTTTGCAAAGTGAAAGCAAATCGCTGCTAACTGTTTGTAGTAAATGGAGATCACTATGTCCAACATGTCTGAGATACTTTTGATGACGCACGTTGGATTCGGCATGCTCTGCATCGTTTCAGCCCTTTGGGTATTTGTGGACACCCTCAACGCCGGGGAGGGAAATCGGGGCAGGATCGCGAGCGTCAGCCTGGCGGCTGCCGTGTTCATGTGGCTCGCCTTTTTCATCGGCGGGTATTGGTATGTGGCGGCCTACTCCGCCGATAAGGCGTTCATCCTTAAAGGGCCCTGGCCATTCGCGCACAAGTTTTTCATGGAAATGAAGGAGCACGTCGCGTTGATACTGCTTTTGCTGGTCACGTATCTTCCCATTGCGGCATCGAACGACCTGGTGTCGAATTCAGCCGCGCGCCGCCTTGTGCTTTGGGTGGCGGGGTTGACCGTGGTTCTTGGAGTGGTGATGGACGGCTCGGGCGCGATCATCGGCATGGGAGCCAAAGTTGCATTGCTGCCGAAGTAGAGGTGACAACACATGGAAAGCAAGGGGCTTGGAAAGTACAGCTTGTCATTTGGTTTGTCCCTGGCTGTCACGAGCGTGCTGAGCGCGCTTCTCGTGGTGATCAAGGAACTGAACGAGGGAACCGTCCTTGCTTGGATGAAGCAGGCCACCGGCCACCACTGGGTTACTCACGGCGTTTTCAACCTGGTGGCTTTCGTCGTGCTGGGATTTCTTTTCGCGGCCATGAGCCGCAGTCCGGCCACGAAGGAACCGTTTGGGAATCTGACCGGAGTCGTTGTCGGCACCGTCCTTGCGAGTGCTTCGATAATCGCGGGATTCTTCCTTGTGGTGAGCTGAGTCAAGGAGACCTTCCGGCAAGGCGCATGCTGAATGCCCGGACGGCCATGACGGTGGGGTGCCCTCCGGGCATCGATGCGTTGTTGTGCCGCCCGCAAGATCTGCCCGTGGAGGAGTGCTTCGTGGCGGCGTCCCGCGCGCTTTGCCTTTCCAAACGGCGGGATTTCCCGTAATATGCAGTTATCGTGCGGCCTTTCGGGGGCCGTGGGATTTACGGGGCGCCACACCAATCACCGGGGTTGATCGCTTGAACATCGACATCGTCCAGCTCAGAGGCCAGGTCCAGGCGAACTGCGACATCTCCGACGCCAATTACGCCGGGGTGTTTTCCTTATGCGGCCTCCTGCTGCGGTTGCGGGACCTGCACAAGTGGGAACGCGGCATGGCCCCCTGGGAGGAACCGGAACCGCACGTTCTCCTGGAATGGGTCGACGCGCGGGAAACCTACTGGGAAGAAATCGCGTCCCGGAGCCTTCAGCCGATTTCGATGGCGGGAGCGGTCTTCGACCCTTTTGAAATGGATTCGATCAACGGCCTGCTTCGCCCTCACGGCCTCGTTTACGGGGCCGGGTATGCCGTCGGCATGAAACCGACCTTCTTTCTGGCGGAGGTGAAGGATTCCACAGTTATCGGCACAATGACGATCGATCGCATCGAGAAGGAATTGGCCAGGGACATCTTCATGACCCCGGCCATGCGGCGAGGCGGACAAATTTTCGCGCGGCAATTGCCCATGCTCTTTTTTCTCTGGGACCAGATACTGGAGTCGCGGCCGTCGGCCAGGGAACCGCTCGCCTACGCGCTTGCCGAATACGGCCTGGAACCGGAGACGATGCGGCGCAACGCCGGGACTCAGGGGCCCCGCTTGAAGGAAGTGGCCGAGGCCGAGCTCGACACCTGGGTTTACCACGAAGTGGGAGAAGTCTGCGAAAAGGGTTTTGAAGGGGAAATCTGGCACGAAATCGTCGCGACCTACACCAACAGCCCCGTGGAAATCTTCGCGCGGGTGGTCAAGGACCTGTTGGCGGATACCCATGCGCAGGGGCTGCTGGGCCATATCATCCGGCGGCGCAAGAAATCCTCACTGGGTTTTTACCTGGCGTTCATGCGCCCTTTCATGCGGGCCGTCTTTCCTGAATTCCGCCCGGCTTTCGACCGTTTCAAGACGAACACCGACTGGTCTCAGATCGAAGACGTCCGCAAGGCCGGGCATGACAAGGCCCATCGGCTCGCCCATGCGCTCATCCGCCTCCATCGGTCCGGCGCCGGCGGCAATACGGAAGCAGTGCGGGATCGCATCGTCTCCGAGCTGATCGAACCCCTCGGCATCAAGGGCGCGTTGCGCGAAGGCGAACAGGACGACGATTGATGAAAGACGCACGCGGCCTTTTTGCACCGGCACGGGATGGATTGCATGAAGCCATTTCTCGTTGAGATGCTCGTTTGCCCGAGCTGCCTCCCGGAGGAGGTCGGCCTGTGCCTCACAACGGTGGAAGCCGACGACGAAGAGGTGATCCGCGGCTCCCTTGCGTGCCCGTCCTGCCGGGAAATCTTCCCCATCGCCGAGGGTACGGCGGTGATCCTGCCGACCGGCGAACCGGACGATCCGTCGCGGACCGGCTATGAATCTTCCCGCGCCTTGTCCGCCTATCTCTGGAGCCACTACGCCGATCTCTTCGGCGATGCGGAAGCTTGCACCGCTTATCGTGAATGGGCGTCCCTGATCCCGCCGACGGAGGGTGTTTTTTTGGATGCGGGCTGCGCGGTGGGCCGGTTCAGCTTTGAAATGAGCCAGAAGAGTCATTTCGTGATCGGCATCGACAACTCGAAAAGCTTCATTCATACAGCCAGGAAGCTCCTGAAGAACCGGAGCATCGATTTTGGCCTTGTCCTCGAAGGAGAGTTGCGCGAAAATCGGCGCTTCGAGCTTCCCGGCGCCTGGAATACCGACAGGGTTGAATTCCTGGTCGCCGACGCCCAGGCTTTGCCTTTCCGGTCGGAGACGTTTTCCTGCCTTTCGTCTCTGAACCTGGTGGACAAGGTCCCCAGGCCGCTCGTCCATTTGCTCGAACTCGGCAGGGTGGCCCGATCGTCGGGTTCCCGGCTGCTTTTCACCGATCCGTTTTCCTGGTCCACGGAAGCCGCCGCCCGGGAACACTGGCTGGGAGGCCTGCCCGGAGGGGTGTTTTCGGGGAGAGGCATCGACAACGTCACGTCGATCCTCAAGGGGGAGCGCGGGGGGCTTCGCCCGCCCTGGACGATCGAGGGCCAGGGCAGCGTCTGGTGGAAGATCCGCAACCATTGCAACCACTTCGAACTGATCCGCAGCCGGTACGTTACGGCCGTGCGCCCTCCGATTCCGCTCGCACCCGCGACCGGTTGAAATGGAGCCTTATGACGGCGCATTCATGCCATGGAGGTGACATTGATTGATCTCGACCATTTGTCCGAACTGGCAGTCACGGCCGGCGAGGCCATTCTCGAAATCTACGGCACGGAATTCAGCGTTGAATCCAAGGAAGACAAGTCCCCTTTGACCCTGGCGGACAAGCGTTCCCACCGGATCATCGTGGATGCCCTCCGTTCGCGGTATCCCGATATTCCGGTACTGTCCGAGGAAGGCAGGGAAGTTCCGTACGCGGTCCGCAGGGAATGGAGCCGGTTCTGGCTGGTGGATCCGCTCGACGGCACAAAGGAGTTCGTGAAACGAAACGGCGAGTTCACCGTGAACATTGCCTTGATAGACGGAGTCAACCCCGTCGTCGGCGTGATCCTTGTGCCGGTCCTGAAGCGGCTTTTCCTCGCCGATGTCGGCCGGGGGTGCTGGGAAATCGTCGAAGGTCGCAGGCGTCCCCTCCGCATCCCTGCCGTCCCCGACGGAACGGTGCGCATCGTGGAAAGCCGCTCGCATCCGTCTCCCGGTTTGGAGCCCATTCTAAAACTCCTTCCGGCCCATGAAATCGTGTCCAGGGGGAGTGCCTTGAAATTCTGCTCGGTCGCTGCCGGTGAAGCCGACTTCTATCCGCGCTTCGGCCCGACGTGGGAATGGGACACGGCAGCGGGACAGGCCATCGTGACCGCCGCCGGTGGAACGGTGATCGACTTCAAGGGAAAGCCGTTCGTCTACAACAAGGAAAATCTCGTCAACGGGCCGTTTCTCGCGATCCCCAGCCTGCATTGGGCCCGGGCGACCGGAATCCTCGAGGCCGTGTCGCGGTTCGATTCG from Syntrophobacter fumaroxidans MPOB includes these protein-coding regions:
- a CDS encoding Sfum_1244 family protein, whose translation is MNIDIVQLRGQVQANCDISDANYAGVFSLCGLLLRLRDLHKWERGMAPWEEPEPHVLLEWVDARETYWEEIASRSLQPISMAGAVFDPFEMDSINGLLRPHGLVYGAGYAVGMKPTFFLAEVKDSTVIGTMTIDRIEKELARDIFMTPAMRRGGQIFARQLPMLFFLWDQILESRPSAREPLAYALAEYGLEPETMRRNAGTQGPRLKEVAEAELDTWVYHEVGEVCEKGFEGEIWHEIVATYTNSPVEIFARVVKDLLADTHAQGLLGHIIRRRKKSSLGFYLAFMRPFMRAVFPEFRPAFDRFKTNTDWSQIEDVRKAGHDKAHRLAHALIRLHRSGAGGNTEAVRDRIVSELIEPLGIKGALREGEQDDD
- a CDS encoding class I SAM-dependent methyltransferase, which encodes MKPFLVEMLVCPSCLPEEVGLCLTTVEADDEEVIRGSLACPSCREIFPIAEGTAVILPTGEPDDPSRTGYESSRALSAYLWSHYADLFGDAEACTAYREWASLIPPTEGVFLDAGCAVGRFSFEMSQKSHFVIGIDNSKSFIHTARKLLKNRSIDFGLVLEGELRENRRFELPGAWNTDRVEFLVADAQALPFRSETFSCLSSLNLVDKVPRPLVHLLELGRVARSSGSRLLFTDPFSWSTEAAAREHWLGGLPGGVFSGRGIDNVTSILKGERGGLRPPWTIEGQGSVWWKIRNHCNHFELIRSRYVTAVRPPIPLAPATG
- the cysQ gene encoding 3'(2'),5'-bisphosphate nucleotidase CysQ, yielding MTLIDLDHLSELAVTAGEAILEIYGTEFSVESKEDKSPLTLADKRSHRIIVDALRSRYPDIPVLSEEGREVPYAVRREWSRFWLVDPLDGTKEFVKRNGEFTVNIALIDGVNPVVGVILVPVLKRLFLADVGRGCWEIVEGRRRPLRIPAVPDGTVRIVESRSHPSPGLEPILKLLPAHEIVSRGSALKFCSVAAGEADFYPRFGPTWEWDTAAGQAIVTAAGGTVIDFKGKPFVYNKENLVNGPFLAIPSLHWARATGILEAVSRFDSAK